Proteins from a genomic interval of Ramlibacter algicola:
- a CDS encoding secondary thiamine-phosphate synthase enzyme YjbQ, whose translation MPHQATLEIATRGRGTRDITADVQGAVAASGIRCGIAHVFVQHTSCSLVVTENADPDVRRDLETVLSRAAPDGDPAYRHDTEGPDDMAAHARTVLTGESLTLPVGDGRLRLGTWQGLFLWEHRAGAQRRTIVITVLGE comes from the coding sequence ATGCCCCACCAGGCCACCCTCGAGATCGCCACCCGCGGACGCGGCACGCGCGACATCACCGCGGACGTGCAGGGCGCGGTCGCCGCATCGGGCATCCGCTGCGGCATCGCGCACGTGTTCGTGCAACACACCAGCTGCTCGTTGGTGGTCACGGAGAACGCCGACCCCGATGTGCGGCGTGACCTCGAGACCGTGCTGTCGCGGGCCGCGCCGGACGGCGACCCCGCGTACCGCCACGACACGGAAGGTCCGGACGACATGGCCGCGCACGCGCGCACCGTGCTGACCGGCGAATCGCTGACGCTTCCCGTCGGCGACGGCCGCCTGCGGCTGGGCACGTGGCAAGGCCTGTTCTTGTGGGAGCATCGGGCCGGGGCGCAACGGCGCACCATCGTCATCACCGTGCTGGGCGAATGA
- a CDS encoding succinylglutamate desuccinylase/aspartoacylase domain-containing protein — MTANPLLDLLPRDLSAYRAGNTGIDYVHRFDSGRPGPHVLVNALTHGNEFCGMVAACDLLDRGVRPLRGVLTVSFANVAAYETFDPERPFASRQLVHNLNRVWSAGQLEGSEDSPELRRARELRPIVAAADHILDLHSTAQDVEPFWVYPARSANEQVALAIGEPSVHLVMPSGLGSGTPLIQHGRHGLADAGAGAALVAECGGHFRRATGELAVRVTQHFLAFYGLIDGAVAPDPKPAQRRFELLRTYVIRTPEYRFARTVRGFETFAAGELIATDGDEEIRAPEDCTILMPAREPVVGKEGVYIARAMQ; from the coding sequence ATGACCGCGAACCCGCTGCTCGACCTGCTGCCCCGCGACCTCTCGGCCTACCGCGCCGGCAACACGGGCATCGACTACGTCCACCGCTTCGACTCGGGCCGTCCCGGCCCGCACGTGCTGGTGAACGCCCTCACCCACGGCAACGAGTTCTGCGGGATGGTCGCCGCGTGCGACCTGCTGGACCGTGGCGTGCGGCCGCTGCGCGGGGTGCTCACCGTGAGCTTCGCCAACGTGGCGGCCTACGAAACGTTCGACCCGGAGCGCCCGTTCGCGAGCCGGCAGCTCGTGCACAACCTCAACCGCGTGTGGTCCGCCGGGCAGCTCGAAGGCAGCGAGGACAGCCCGGAGCTGCGCCGCGCGCGCGAACTGCGCCCGATCGTCGCCGCCGCCGACCACATCCTCGACCTGCATTCGACGGCGCAGGACGTCGAGCCGTTCTGGGTCTACCCCGCGCGCAGCGCCAACGAGCAGGTCGCGCTGGCGATCGGCGAGCCGTCGGTGCACCTGGTGATGCCCTCGGGCTTGGGCTCGGGCACGCCGCTGATCCAGCATGGCCGGCACGGCCTGGCCGATGCCGGCGCCGGCGCGGCGCTGGTCGCGGAATGCGGCGGCCACTTTCGCCGCGCGACCGGCGAGCTGGCCGTTCGCGTGACGCAGCATTTCCTCGCCTTCTACGGCCTCATCGACGGCGCCGTCGCGCCGGACCCGAAACCCGCGCAGCGCCGCTTCGAACTGCTGCGCACGTACGTGATCCGCACGCCCGAGTACCGCTTTGCGCGGACGGTGCGGGGCTTCGAGACGTTCGCCGCCGGCGAACTGATCGCGACCGATGGCGACGAGGAGATCCGCGCGCCGGAGGACTGCACGATCCTGATGCCGGCGCGCGAGCCCGTCGTCGGCAAGGAAGGCGTCTACATCGCGCGGGCGATGCAGTAG